One window from the genome of Salvia splendens isolate huo1 chromosome 9, SspV2, whole genome shotgun sequence encodes:
- the LOC121748655 gene encoding inositol hexakisphosphate and diphosphoinositol-pentakisphosphate kinase VIP2-like isoform X2 yields the protein MAGEADDLKNKITVGVCVMEKKASSAPMLEILERLEAFGEFEILYFGDKVILEEPIERWPICECLIAFHSTGYPLQRAEAYAALRKPFLVNELGQQRLLHDRRKVYEQLEMFGIPVPRYALVNRDYPNQELDYFIEEEDFVEVHGNRFWKPFVEKPVDGDNHSIMIYYPSSAGGGMKELFRKVGNRSSEFHPEVRRVRREGSYVYEEFMPTGGTDVKVYTVGPEYAHAEARKSPVVDGVVMRNPDGKEVRYPVLLTPTEKQMAREVCIAFRQAVCGFDLLRCEGRSYVCDVNGWSFVKNSYKYYDDAACVLRKMFLDAKAPHLSSTIPPILPWKVNEPVQQSEGLTRQGSGIIGTFGQSEELRCVIAIVRHGDRTPKQKVKLKVTEEKLLNLMLKYNGGRPRAETKLKSAVQLQDLLDATRILVPRSRPGRESDSEAEDIEHAEKLRQVKAVLEEGGHFSGIYRKVQLKPLKWVKVPKANGEGEEERPTEALMVLKYGGVLTHAGRKQAEELGRYFRNNMYPGEGTGLLRLHSTYRHDLKIYSSDEGRVQMSAAAFAKGLLDLEGQLTPILVSLVSKDSSMLDGLDNASIEIKEAKARLNEIITSGMKSVHSSCPEKPWMVDGSGLPANASELLPKLVNLTKKVTEQVRCLAMDEDEELVETSSYEVIPPYDQAKALGKTNIDVDRIAAGLPCGSEGFLLMFARWRKLERDLYNERKGRFDITQIPDVYDSCKYDLLHNAHLNLEGLDELFKVAQLLADGVIPNEYGINPRQKLKIGSKIARRLMGKILIDLRNTREEAISVAELKCNQDILNTGKEDGDYLLKSQSKTESSRRTSFTSEMSMDQDEDDDKEIKYRLDPKYANVKTPERHVRTRLYFTSESHIHSLMNVLRYCNLDESLQGENSLVCDNALDRLHRTKELDYMSYIVLRLFENTEVAFEDPTRFRVEMTFSRGADLSPLERNDSEAASLHQEHTLPIMGPERLQEVGSCLTLEMMEKMVRPFAMPAEDFPPPTIPQGFTGYFSKSAAVLERLVNLWPFHKHGNTNGTNSPKSPRNLPESC from the exons ATGGCTGGGGAAGCGGATGATTTGAAGAACAAAATTACCGTAGGAGTATGTGTAATGGAAAAGAAG GCCTCTTCTGCGCCGATGCTGGAGATTTTGGAGCGACTCGAGGCGTTTGGAGAATTTGAG ATTTTGTATTTTGGGGACAAGGTGATCCTTGAAGAACCTATTGAGAG GTGGCCAATATGTGAATGTCTGATTGCCTTCCATTCCACTGGTTATCCTCTGCAGAGGGCTGAAGCATATGCAGCGTTAAGAAA GCCTTTCCTTGTAAACGAGTTAGGACAACAACGCCTTCTTCATGATCGAAGGAAAGTTTATGAG CAACTTGAAATGTTTGGAATTCCTGTTCCGAGATATGCTCTAGTCAACCGGGATTATCCAAATCAAGAGCTGGATTATTTCATTGAGGAGGAAGATTTTGTTGAGGTCCACGGGAACCGTTTCTGGAAGCCTTTTGTGGAAAAGCCTGTTGATG GTGATAACCACAGTATAATGATATATTACCCTAGTTCAGCTGGCGGGGGAATGAAGGAGTTGTTCCGAAAG GTTGGTAATCGGTCGAGCGAATTTCATCCAGAGGTTAGAAGGGTGAGACGTGAAGGTTCTTATGTATATGAAGAATTCATGCCCACCGGGGGAACAGATGTTAAG GTATATACAGTGGGCCCCGAATATGCTCATGCAGAGGCAAGGAAATCTCCTGTAGTTGATGGTGTTGTAATGAGAAATCCTGATGGTAAAGAA GTCAGATATCCTGTTCTTCTTACTCCAACTGAGAAACAAATGGCAAGAGAGGTTTGCATTGCGTTCAGGCAAGCT GTGTGTGGATTTGATCTTCTGCGCTGCGAGGGACGTTCATATGTTTGTGATGTCAATGGATGGAGCTTTGTTAAGAACTCTTACAA ATATTATGATGACGCTGCTTGTGTGTTGAGGAAGATGTTTCTTGATGCAAAAGCCCCACATCTTTCTTCAACAATTCCTCCAATTCTGCCTTGGAAAGTCAACGAGCCTGTTCAGCAGTCAGAAGGACTCACTCGGCAAGGAAGTGGGATAATTGGGACATTTGGGCAATCCGAAGAGCTACGTTGTGTAATTGCAATTGTTCGGCA TGGAGACAGAACACCAAAGCAGAAAGTCAAGTTGAAAGTCACTGAGGAAAAGCTTTTGAACTTGATGCTAAAATACAACGGGGGAAGACCTAGAGCAGAG ACGAAGCTGAAAAGTGCAGTTCAGTTGCAAGATCTTCTGGATGCTACAAGAATTCTAGTACCTCGATCTAG ACCTGGACGAGAAAGTGATAGTGAAGCTGAAGATATTGAACATGCGGAAAAGCTTCGTCAAGTGAAAGCTGTTCTTGAGGAG GGGGGTCATTTCTCTGGCATATACAGAAAGGTCCAACTTAAGCCATTAAAGTGGGTCAAGGTTCCAAAGGCTAATggtgaaggagaagaagaacgACCTACTGAGGCATTGATGGTTCTTAAATATGGTGGTGTTCTAACTCATGCTGGGAGAAAGCAG GCAGAAGAATTGGGCAGGTACTTCCGGAACAATATGTATCCAG GCGAAGGCACTGGATTGCTTCGTCTCCACAGTACATATCGTCACGACCTAAAAATATACAGTTCAGATGAAGGCCGTGTACAG ATGTCAGCAGCTGCTTTTGCTAAAGGTCTTCTTGACTTGGAAGGGCAACTGACACCTATTTTG GTATCACTTGTCAGTAAGGACTCCTCAATGTTGGATGGGCTTGACAATGCCAGTATTGAGATAAAAGAAGCTAAG GCCAGGCTAAATGAGATCATAACTTCTGGCATGAAATCTGTTCATAGTAGCTGTCCAGAGAAACCGTGGATGGTTGATGGTTCTGGACTCCCTGCAAATGCCTCTGAACTTCTACCCAAACTG GTCAATTTAACAAAGAAGGTTACAGAACAAGTGAGATGTTTAGCCATGGATGAAGATGAGGAGCTTGTGGAGACAAGTTCATATGAAGTGATTCCCCCATATGATCAGGCTAAGGCACTTGGTAAGACAAATATAGATGTTGATCGGATTGCAGCGGGCTTACCTTGTGGTAGTGAGGGATTTCTTCTCATGTTTGCTCGATGGAGAAAACTTGAGAGGGATTTGTATAATGAGCGCAAAGG GCGGTTCGATATAACACAAATTCCTGATGTTTATGATTCTTGCAA ATATGATCTCTTGCACAATGCACATCTCAATCTGGAAGGGTTAGACGAACTCTTCAAAGTTGCTCAG TTACTTGCAGATGGTGTTATTCCAAATGAGTATGGAATCAATCCAAGGCAAAAACTAAAAATTGGATCAAAG ATTGCACGGCGCTTAATGGGTAAAATTTTGATTGACCTAAGAAATACACGTGAAGAAGCAATCAGTGTTGCTGAATTAAAGTGCAACCAAGATATCCTCAATACTGGAAAGGAAGATGGAGATTACTTATTGAAGTCTCAGAGTAAAACTGAAAGCTCGAGAAGAACCAGTTTTACCAGTGAAATGTCAATGGATCAAGATGAAGATGATGACAAAGAAATTAAATACCGTCTGGACCCAAA ATATGCAAATGTGAAAACACCAGAGCGGCATGTGCGAACAAGGCTATATTTCACTTCT GAATCACACATCCATTCATTGATGAATGTTCTTCGTTATTGCAACCTGGACGAATCGCTTCAAGGAGAAAATAGCCTTGTTTGTGATAATGCCCTGGACCGGTTGCATAGGACAAAGGAGCTTGATTACATGAGTTACATTGTGTTGAGGTTGTTTGAGAACACCGAG GTGGCTTTTGAAGATCCAACGAGATTTCGGGTGGAGATGACTTTTAGCAGAGGTGCAGATTTGTCCCCTCTGGAG AGAAATGATAGTGAGGCAGCGTCGTTGCACCAGGAGCATACATTGCCAATAATGGGCCCTGAGAGGCTGCAGGAAGTAGGATCAtgtttaactttagaaatgatGGAGAAGATGGTACGTCCATTTGCAATGCCAGCTGAGGATTTCCCTCCACCAACAATTCCTCAAGGATTCACCGGTTACTTCTCCAAAAGCGCAGCGGTTTTGGAGCGCCTTGTCAATCTCTGGCCCTTCCACAAGCACGGCAACACCAACG GTACCAACTCACCAAAGTCTCCAAGGAATCTACCTGAATCTTGCTGA
- the LOC121748655 gene encoding inositol hexakisphosphate and diphosphoinositol-pentakisphosphate kinase VIP1-like isoform X3, with protein sequence MAGEADDLKNKITVGVCVMEKKVKCGSEASSAPMLEILERLEAFGEFEILYFGDKVILEEPIERWPICECLIAFHSTGYPLQRAEAYAALRKPFLVNELGQQRLLHDRRKVYEQLEMFGIPVPRYALVNRDYPNQELDYFIEEEDFVEVHGNRFWKPFVEKPVDGDNHSIMIYYPSSAGGGMKELFRKVGNRSSEFHPEVRRVRREGSYVYEEFMPTGGTDVKVYTVGPEYAHAEARKSPVVDGVVMRNPDGKEVRYPVLLTPTEKQMAREVCIAFRQAVCGFDLLRCEGRSYVCDVNGWSFVKNSYKYYDDAACVLRKMFLDAKAPHLSSTIPPILPWKVNEPVQQSEGLTRQGSGIIGTFGQSEELRCVIAIVRHGDRTPKQKVKLKVTEEKLLNLMLKYNGGRPRAETKLKSAVQLQDLLDATRILVPRSRPGRESDSEAEDIEHAEKLRQVKAVLEEGGHFSGIYRKVQLKPLKWVKVPKANGEGEEERPTEALMVLKYGGVLTHAGRKQAEELGRYFRNNMYPGEGTGLLRLHSTYRHDLKIYSSDEGRVQMSAAAFAKGLLDLEGQLTPILVSLVSKDSSMLDGLDNASIEIKEAKARLNEIITSGMKSVHSSCPEKPWMVDGSGLPANASELLPKLVNLTKKVTEQVRCLAMDEDEELVETSSYEVIPPYDQAKALGKTNIDVDRIAAGLPCGSEGFLLMFARWRKLERDLYNERKGRFDITQIPDVYDSCKYDLLHNAHLNLEGLDELFKVAQLLADGVIPNEYGINPRQKLKIGSKIARRLMGKILIDLRNTREEAISVAELKCNQDILNTGKEDGDYLLKSQSKTESSRRTSFTSEMSMDQDEDDDKEIKYRLDPKYANVKTPERHVRTRLYFTSESHIHSLMNVLRYCNLDESLQGENSLVCDNALDRLHRTKELDYMSYIVLRLFENTEVAFEDPTRFRVEMTFSRGADLSPLEK encoded by the exons ATGGCTGGGGAAGCGGATGATTTGAAGAACAAAATTACCGTAGGAGTATGTGTAATGGAAAAGAAGGTGAAATGCGGCTCCGAG GCCTCTTCTGCGCCGATGCTGGAGATTTTGGAGCGACTCGAGGCGTTTGGAGAATTTGAG ATTTTGTATTTTGGGGACAAGGTGATCCTTGAAGAACCTATTGAGAG GTGGCCAATATGTGAATGTCTGATTGCCTTCCATTCCACTGGTTATCCTCTGCAGAGGGCTGAAGCATATGCAGCGTTAAGAAA GCCTTTCCTTGTAAACGAGTTAGGACAACAACGCCTTCTTCATGATCGAAGGAAAGTTTATGAG CAACTTGAAATGTTTGGAATTCCTGTTCCGAGATATGCTCTAGTCAACCGGGATTATCCAAATCAAGAGCTGGATTATTTCATTGAGGAGGAAGATTTTGTTGAGGTCCACGGGAACCGTTTCTGGAAGCCTTTTGTGGAAAAGCCTGTTGATG GTGATAACCACAGTATAATGATATATTACCCTAGTTCAGCTGGCGGGGGAATGAAGGAGTTGTTCCGAAAG GTTGGTAATCGGTCGAGCGAATTTCATCCAGAGGTTAGAAGGGTGAGACGTGAAGGTTCTTATGTATATGAAGAATTCATGCCCACCGGGGGAACAGATGTTAAG GTATATACAGTGGGCCCCGAATATGCTCATGCAGAGGCAAGGAAATCTCCTGTAGTTGATGGTGTTGTAATGAGAAATCCTGATGGTAAAGAA GTCAGATATCCTGTTCTTCTTACTCCAACTGAGAAACAAATGGCAAGAGAGGTTTGCATTGCGTTCAGGCAAGCT GTGTGTGGATTTGATCTTCTGCGCTGCGAGGGACGTTCATATGTTTGTGATGTCAATGGATGGAGCTTTGTTAAGAACTCTTACAA ATATTATGATGACGCTGCTTGTGTGTTGAGGAAGATGTTTCTTGATGCAAAAGCCCCACATCTTTCTTCAACAATTCCTCCAATTCTGCCTTGGAAAGTCAACGAGCCTGTTCAGCAGTCAGAAGGACTCACTCGGCAAGGAAGTGGGATAATTGGGACATTTGGGCAATCCGAAGAGCTACGTTGTGTAATTGCAATTGTTCGGCA TGGAGACAGAACACCAAAGCAGAAAGTCAAGTTGAAAGTCACTGAGGAAAAGCTTTTGAACTTGATGCTAAAATACAACGGGGGAAGACCTAGAGCAGAG ACGAAGCTGAAAAGTGCAGTTCAGTTGCAAGATCTTCTGGATGCTACAAGAATTCTAGTACCTCGATCTAG ACCTGGACGAGAAAGTGATAGTGAAGCTGAAGATATTGAACATGCGGAAAAGCTTCGTCAAGTGAAAGCTGTTCTTGAGGAG GGGGGTCATTTCTCTGGCATATACAGAAAGGTCCAACTTAAGCCATTAAAGTGGGTCAAGGTTCCAAAGGCTAATggtgaaggagaagaagaacgACCTACTGAGGCATTGATGGTTCTTAAATATGGTGGTGTTCTAACTCATGCTGGGAGAAAGCAG GCAGAAGAATTGGGCAGGTACTTCCGGAACAATATGTATCCAG GCGAAGGCACTGGATTGCTTCGTCTCCACAGTACATATCGTCACGACCTAAAAATATACAGTTCAGATGAAGGCCGTGTACAG ATGTCAGCAGCTGCTTTTGCTAAAGGTCTTCTTGACTTGGAAGGGCAACTGACACCTATTTTG GTATCACTTGTCAGTAAGGACTCCTCAATGTTGGATGGGCTTGACAATGCCAGTATTGAGATAAAAGAAGCTAAG GCCAGGCTAAATGAGATCATAACTTCTGGCATGAAATCTGTTCATAGTAGCTGTCCAGAGAAACCGTGGATGGTTGATGGTTCTGGACTCCCTGCAAATGCCTCTGAACTTCTACCCAAACTG GTCAATTTAACAAAGAAGGTTACAGAACAAGTGAGATGTTTAGCCATGGATGAAGATGAGGAGCTTGTGGAGACAAGTTCATATGAAGTGATTCCCCCATATGATCAGGCTAAGGCACTTGGTAAGACAAATATAGATGTTGATCGGATTGCAGCGGGCTTACCTTGTGGTAGTGAGGGATTTCTTCTCATGTTTGCTCGATGGAGAAAACTTGAGAGGGATTTGTATAATGAGCGCAAAGG GCGGTTCGATATAACACAAATTCCTGATGTTTATGATTCTTGCAA ATATGATCTCTTGCACAATGCACATCTCAATCTGGAAGGGTTAGACGAACTCTTCAAAGTTGCTCAG TTACTTGCAGATGGTGTTATTCCAAATGAGTATGGAATCAATCCAAGGCAAAAACTAAAAATTGGATCAAAG ATTGCACGGCGCTTAATGGGTAAAATTTTGATTGACCTAAGAAATACACGTGAAGAAGCAATCAGTGTTGCTGAATTAAAGTGCAACCAAGATATCCTCAATACTGGAAAGGAAGATGGAGATTACTTATTGAAGTCTCAGAGTAAAACTGAAAGCTCGAGAAGAACCAGTTTTACCAGTGAAATGTCAATGGATCAAGATGAAGATGATGACAAAGAAATTAAATACCGTCTGGACCCAAA ATATGCAAATGTGAAAACACCAGAGCGGCATGTGCGAACAAGGCTATATTTCACTTCT GAATCACACATCCATTCATTGATGAATGTTCTTCGTTATTGCAACCTGGACGAATCGCTTCAAGGAGAAAATAGCCTTGTTTGTGATAATGCCCTGGACCGGTTGCATAGGACAAAGGAGCTTGATTACATGAGTTACATTGTGTTGAGGTTGTTTGAGAACACCGAG GTGGCTTTTGAAGATCCAACGAGATTTCGGGTGGAGATGACTTTTAGCAGAGGTGCAGATTTGTCCCCTCTGGAG AAATGA
- the LOC121748655 gene encoding inositol hexakisphosphate and diphosphoinositol-pentakisphosphate kinase VIP2-like isoform X1, giving the protein MAGEADDLKNKITVGVCVMEKKVKCGSEASSAPMLEILERLEAFGEFEILYFGDKVILEEPIERWPICECLIAFHSTGYPLQRAEAYAALRKPFLVNELGQQRLLHDRRKVYEQLEMFGIPVPRYALVNRDYPNQELDYFIEEEDFVEVHGNRFWKPFVEKPVDGDNHSIMIYYPSSAGGGMKELFRKVGNRSSEFHPEVRRVRREGSYVYEEFMPTGGTDVKVYTVGPEYAHAEARKSPVVDGVVMRNPDGKEVRYPVLLTPTEKQMAREVCIAFRQAVCGFDLLRCEGRSYVCDVNGWSFVKNSYKYYDDAACVLRKMFLDAKAPHLSSTIPPILPWKVNEPVQQSEGLTRQGSGIIGTFGQSEELRCVIAIVRHGDRTPKQKVKLKVTEEKLLNLMLKYNGGRPRAETKLKSAVQLQDLLDATRILVPRSRPGRESDSEAEDIEHAEKLRQVKAVLEEGGHFSGIYRKVQLKPLKWVKVPKANGEGEEERPTEALMVLKYGGVLTHAGRKQAEELGRYFRNNMYPGEGTGLLRLHSTYRHDLKIYSSDEGRVQMSAAAFAKGLLDLEGQLTPILVSLVSKDSSMLDGLDNASIEIKEAKARLNEIITSGMKSVHSSCPEKPWMVDGSGLPANASELLPKLVNLTKKVTEQVRCLAMDEDEELVETSSYEVIPPYDQAKALGKTNIDVDRIAAGLPCGSEGFLLMFARWRKLERDLYNERKGRFDITQIPDVYDSCKYDLLHNAHLNLEGLDELFKVAQLLADGVIPNEYGINPRQKLKIGSKIARRLMGKILIDLRNTREEAISVAELKCNQDILNTGKEDGDYLLKSQSKTESSRRTSFTSEMSMDQDEDDDKEIKYRLDPKYANVKTPERHVRTRLYFTSESHIHSLMNVLRYCNLDESLQGENSLVCDNALDRLHRTKELDYMSYIVLRLFENTEVAFEDPTRFRVEMTFSRGADLSPLERNDSEAASLHQEHTLPIMGPERLQEVGSCLTLEMMEKMVRPFAMPAEDFPPPTIPQGFTGYFSKSAAVLERLVNLWPFHKHGNTNGTNSPKSPRNLPESC; this is encoded by the exons ATGGCTGGGGAAGCGGATGATTTGAAGAACAAAATTACCGTAGGAGTATGTGTAATGGAAAAGAAGGTGAAATGCGGCTCCGAG GCCTCTTCTGCGCCGATGCTGGAGATTTTGGAGCGACTCGAGGCGTTTGGAGAATTTGAG ATTTTGTATTTTGGGGACAAGGTGATCCTTGAAGAACCTATTGAGAG GTGGCCAATATGTGAATGTCTGATTGCCTTCCATTCCACTGGTTATCCTCTGCAGAGGGCTGAAGCATATGCAGCGTTAAGAAA GCCTTTCCTTGTAAACGAGTTAGGACAACAACGCCTTCTTCATGATCGAAGGAAAGTTTATGAG CAACTTGAAATGTTTGGAATTCCTGTTCCGAGATATGCTCTAGTCAACCGGGATTATCCAAATCAAGAGCTGGATTATTTCATTGAGGAGGAAGATTTTGTTGAGGTCCACGGGAACCGTTTCTGGAAGCCTTTTGTGGAAAAGCCTGTTGATG GTGATAACCACAGTATAATGATATATTACCCTAGTTCAGCTGGCGGGGGAATGAAGGAGTTGTTCCGAAAG GTTGGTAATCGGTCGAGCGAATTTCATCCAGAGGTTAGAAGGGTGAGACGTGAAGGTTCTTATGTATATGAAGAATTCATGCCCACCGGGGGAACAGATGTTAAG GTATATACAGTGGGCCCCGAATATGCTCATGCAGAGGCAAGGAAATCTCCTGTAGTTGATGGTGTTGTAATGAGAAATCCTGATGGTAAAGAA GTCAGATATCCTGTTCTTCTTACTCCAACTGAGAAACAAATGGCAAGAGAGGTTTGCATTGCGTTCAGGCAAGCT GTGTGTGGATTTGATCTTCTGCGCTGCGAGGGACGTTCATATGTTTGTGATGTCAATGGATGGAGCTTTGTTAAGAACTCTTACAA ATATTATGATGACGCTGCTTGTGTGTTGAGGAAGATGTTTCTTGATGCAAAAGCCCCACATCTTTCTTCAACAATTCCTCCAATTCTGCCTTGGAAAGTCAACGAGCCTGTTCAGCAGTCAGAAGGACTCACTCGGCAAGGAAGTGGGATAATTGGGACATTTGGGCAATCCGAAGAGCTACGTTGTGTAATTGCAATTGTTCGGCA TGGAGACAGAACACCAAAGCAGAAAGTCAAGTTGAAAGTCACTGAGGAAAAGCTTTTGAACTTGATGCTAAAATACAACGGGGGAAGACCTAGAGCAGAG ACGAAGCTGAAAAGTGCAGTTCAGTTGCAAGATCTTCTGGATGCTACAAGAATTCTAGTACCTCGATCTAG ACCTGGACGAGAAAGTGATAGTGAAGCTGAAGATATTGAACATGCGGAAAAGCTTCGTCAAGTGAAAGCTGTTCTTGAGGAG GGGGGTCATTTCTCTGGCATATACAGAAAGGTCCAACTTAAGCCATTAAAGTGGGTCAAGGTTCCAAAGGCTAATggtgaaggagaagaagaacgACCTACTGAGGCATTGATGGTTCTTAAATATGGTGGTGTTCTAACTCATGCTGGGAGAAAGCAG GCAGAAGAATTGGGCAGGTACTTCCGGAACAATATGTATCCAG GCGAAGGCACTGGATTGCTTCGTCTCCACAGTACATATCGTCACGACCTAAAAATATACAGTTCAGATGAAGGCCGTGTACAG ATGTCAGCAGCTGCTTTTGCTAAAGGTCTTCTTGACTTGGAAGGGCAACTGACACCTATTTTG GTATCACTTGTCAGTAAGGACTCCTCAATGTTGGATGGGCTTGACAATGCCAGTATTGAGATAAAAGAAGCTAAG GCCAGGCTAAATGAGATCATAACTTCTGGCATGAAATCTGTTCATAGTAGCTGTCCAGAGAAACCGTGGATGGTTGATGGTTCTGGACTCCCTGCAAATGCCTCTGAACTTCTACCCAAACTG GTCAATTTAACAAAGAAGGTTACAGAACAAGTGAGATGTTTAGCCATGGATGAAGATGAGGAGCTTGTGGAGACAAGTTCATATGAAGTGATTCCCCCATATGATCAGGCTAAGGCACTTGGTAAGACAAATATAGATGTTGATCGGATTGCAGCGGGCTTACCTTGTGGTAGTGAGGGATTTCTTCTCATGTTTGCTCGATGGAGAAAACTTGAGAGGGATTTGTATAATGAGCGCAAAGG GCGGTTCGATATAACACAAATTCCTGATGTTTATGATTCTTGCAA ATATGATCTCTTGCACAATGCACATCTCAATCTGGAAGGGTTAGACGAACTCTTCAAAGTTGCTCAG TTACTTGCAGATGGTGTTATTCCAAATGAGTATGGAATCAATCCAAGGCAAAAACTAAAAATTGGATCAAAG ATTGCACGGCGCTTAATGGGTAAAATTTTGATTGACCTAAGAAATACACGTGAAGAAGCAATCAGTGTTGCTGAATTAAAGTGCAACCAAGATATCCTCAATACTGGAAAGGAAGATGGAGATTACTTATTGAAGTCTCAGAGTAAAACTGAAAGCTCGAGAAGAACCAGTTTTACCAGTGAAATGTCAATGGATCAAGATGAAGATGATGACAAAGAAATTAAATACCGTCTGGACCCAAA ATATGCAAATGTGAAAACACCAGAGCGGCATGTGCGAACAAGGCTATATTTCACTTCT GAATCACACATCCATTCATTGATGAATGTTCTTCGTTATTGCAACCTGGACGAATCGCTTCAAGGAGAAAATAGCCTTGTTTGTGATAATGCCCTGGACCGGTTGCATAGGACAAAGGAGCTTGATTACATGAGTTACATTGTGTTGAGGTTGTTTGAGAACACCGAG GTGGCTTTTGAAGATCCAACGAGATTTCGGGTGGAGATGACTTTTAGCAGAGGTGCAGATTTGTCCCCTCTGGAG AGAAATGATAGTGAGGCAGCGTCGTTGCACCAGGAGCATACATTGCCAATAATGGGCCCTGAGAGGCTGCAGGAAGTAGGATCAtgtttaactttagaaatgatGGAGAAGATGGTACGTCCATTTGCAATGCCAGCTGAGGATTTCCCTCCACCAACAATTCCTCAAGGATTCACCGGTTACTTCTCCAAAAGCGCAGCGGTTTTGGAGCGCCTTGTCAATCTCTGGCCCTTCCACAAGCACGGCAACACCAACG GTACCAACTCACCAAAGTCTCCAAGGAATCTACCTGAATCTTGCTGA